The following proteins come from a genomic window of Liolophura sinensis isolate JHLJ2023 chromosome 13, CUHK_Ljap_v2, whole genome shotgun sequence:
- the LOC135480773 gene encoding hemagglutinin/amebocyte aggregation factor-like, translating to MKIDYGNMAAEFSRLEVTRNCQWYNDVNEMDQLLAFRCPTNQVIAGVKSRHDNHHEDRVFGFRCCELVERKLNYCSLTGFINEYDLEMNYATPHDYVISGFDSEHNDHHEDRRWKVDICEIEH from the exons ATGAAGATCGACTATGGCAATATGGCTGCCGAGTTCTCGAGGCTGGAGGTGACAAGAAACTGTCAGTGGTACAATGACGTCAACGAAATGGACCAGTTACTGGCTTTCCGTTGCCCTACCAACCAGGTCATCGCCGGAGTTAAAAGTCGCCATGACAACCACCACGAGGACAGAGTATTCGGGTTCCGTTGCTGTGAACTGGTAGAGCGCAAGCTTAATTATTGTTCTCTTACAGGTTTCATCAACGAATACGACCTAGAGATGAATTATGCCACCCCGCACGATTACGTCATCAGTGGCTTTGACAGCGAACATAACGACCATCATGA AGATCGCCGATGGAAAGTAGACATATGTGAGATTGAGCACTAA